In Salvia miltiorrhiza cultivar Shanhuang (shh) unplaced genomic scaffold, IMPLAD_Smil_shh original_scaffold_209, whole genome shotgun sequence, the following proteins share a genomic window:
- the LOC131003351 gene encoding uncharacterized protein LOC131003351, with product MTYKSALNVSAPMFSSKFEIMSLAVNLPLPGVLTSKVISANCGASSNLLQAACEMKEWDAPGPDFVAVDFWGFAVEVLLRSSSDILKHSAQFPHIYSIYSFLSGIPLNEVADTLGRVVVPLLAAVDFDVDSDFDSRTHSASSVYSIPPTLLPPFFSPPSAAHTHTPLLPLSSLPLHAKPAPSLPRISSGGQRQPPPNTPPPLTLLSLNCSILPSTAPSCPATSAARNFSLVSCHSRRRSYAACCYPTPPSPSPSSADSVAALAAPRQRAAVGRTACHHPRAGAAVVVHLLHRRLPSQPLSAAAARPPTKDHPPHLPLYPLFSLLLGNDGTPLPPSVSLSRPSGDCSSDGMLEMFCCVNREVYLWFLLNQFGARGVMYKQR from the exons ATGACATACAAATCTGCCTTAAATGTTTCAGCACCTATGTTCAGCTCTAAgttcgagataatgtccttagCAGTCAATCTTCCATTACCAGGGGTGTTAACTTCTAAAGTTATCTCAGCCAATTGTGGAGCCAGTTCTAATCTCTTACAAGCAGCATGTGAAATGAAAGAGTGGgacgctcca GGCCCTGATTTTGTCGCTGTTGATTTTTGGGGTTTTGCTGTTGAGGTGCTCCTCCGTTCTTCTTCGGACATActgaagcatagtgcccagttTCCCCACATCTATAGCATATATTCATTCCTTTCAGGCATTCCCCTGAATGAGGTCGCTGACACTTTGGGCAGAGTGGTCGTCCCATTGCTTGCGGCTGTTGATTTTGACgttgattctgattttg ATTCCAGAACTCATTCTGcttcttctgtctatagcatcCCG CCCACACTCCTTCCCCCCTTCTTCTCCCCCCCTTCAGCCGCTCACACACACACGCCTCTCTtgcctctctcttctctccctcttcaCGCCAAACCCGCCCCTTCTCTCCCCCGAATCTCCTCCGGCGGACAACGGCAGCCACCGCCGAATACGCCGCCACCCTTgactctcctctccctcaacTGCTCCATCTTGCCCTCGACTGCTCCATCTTGCCCGGCGACAAGCGCCGCCCGGAACTTCTCCCTCGTCTCCTGTCACTCCCGCCGCCGCAGCTACGCCGCCTGTTGCTACCCGACACCACCATCACCTTCTCCTTCTTCAGCCGACAGCGTGGCCGCCCTCGCTGCCCCGAGACAGAGAGCAGCGGTTGGTCGGACCGCCTGCCACCATCCCAGAGCCGGCGCTGCTGTTGTTGTACATCTTCTCCATCGCCGGCTGCCATCCCAGCCTCtctccgccgccgcggctcggCCACCAACGAAGGACCACCCACCTCATCTCCCTCTGTACCCcctgttctctctcctccttggcaacgacggaacgccgctgcctccctcggtctctctctctcgaccttccggcgactgcagcagcg ATGGTATGCTTGAAATGTTTTGCTGTGTAAATCGTGAGGTTTATTTGTGGTTTCTGCTAAACCAATTTGGAGCTAGAGGCGTAATGTATAAACAGAGGTAG
- the LOC131003352 gene encoding vegetative cell wall protein gp1-like — protein MWIIALVVILIVSKEIEAFESWPIKDLKRCYKNWRPECKSRLLDDICTRPVPSLKGPTLLPPFFSPPSAAHTHTPLLPLSSLPLHAKPAPSLPRISSGGQRQPPPNTPPPLTLLSLNCSILPSTAPSCPATSAARNFSLVSCHSRRRSYAACCYPTPPSPSPSSADSVAALAAPRQRAAVGRTACHHPRAGAAVVVHLLHRRLPSQPLSAAAARPPTKDHPPHLPLYPLFSLLLGNDGTPLPPSVSLSRPSGDCSSDGMLEMFCCVNREVYLWFLLNQFGARGVMYKQR, from the exons ATGTGGATTATAGCTTTGGTGGTAATACTAATTGTATCAAAGGAAATTGAGGCGTTTGAAAGTTGGCCGATTAAAGACCTGAAAAGATGCTACAAAAATTGGCGGCCGGAATGCAAGTCTCGACTTTTGGATGACATATGCACAAGACCTGTGCCTTCTTTAAAGGGC CCCACACTCCTTCCCCCCTTCTTCTCCCCCCCTTCAGCCGCTCACACACACACGCCTCTCTtgcctctctcttctctccctcttcaCGCCAAACCCGCCCCTTCTCTCCCCCGAATCTCCTCCGGCGGACAACGGCAGCCACCGCCGAATACGCCGCCACCCTTgactctcctctccctcaacTGCTCCATCTTGCCCTCGACTGCTCCATCTTGCCCGGCGACAAGCGCCGCCCGGAACTTCTCCCTCGTCTCCTGTCACTCCCGCCGCCGCAGCTACGCCGCCTGTTGCTACCCGACACCACCATCACCTTCTCCTTCTTCAGCCGACAGCGTGGCCGCCCTCGCTGCCCCGAGACAGAGAGCAGCGGTTGGTCGGACCGCCTGCCACCATCCCAGAGCCGGCGCTGCTGTTGTTGTACATCTTCTCCATCGCCGGCTGCCATCCCAGCCTCtctccgccgccgcggctcggCCACCAACGAAGGACCACCCACCTCATCTCCCTCTGTACCCcctgttctctctcctccttggcaacgacggaacgccgctgcctccctcggtctctctctctcgaccttccggcgactgcagcagcg ATGGTATGCTTGAAATGTTTTGCTGTGTAAATCGTGAGGTTTATTTGTGGTTTCTGCTAAACCAATTTGGAGCTAGAGGCGTAATGTATAAACAGAGGTAG